The nucleotide window TCATCCATTGCTCACGACCCAAGCACTTTGCAGGCTAACCATACTCGCTCAATATGGTGTCCCGCAACCAGGTGGGCAGTCCAACCATGCCGCTGCGCCCGCCCACAAGATCGCGGCTCCTGGCAGCGCTCTCAAGCAGACGGTGCCCTCTCCGGCGCCTCTCCGAACAGGCGCAACGAAACAAAGTTAGACGCCCCCGTTTCGATTTGTCAACTGCTTTGCCGGGAGCCCGTTCAGCGCCCCGCCTGCTGCCGCAATCCGCTTTAGCCCCTGATAGCCCGGTCGCCGCGCCGCGCTGCCCCGCAGCAGGCGGTCCCACGTCCCAAAACTCAACCCGGCCCAATCGGACCAGCTGTAGGTGCTGATGAATTCCCGGGGCTGGAAGGCTTGTTCCGGTGACGGCTGGGCAAAGCGGACATTCCAGGGACACACATCCTGGCAAACGTCACAACCGTACAGCCACCCGTCCAGCCGGGCCCCGTCATCCGGATCCACGCCCTCGGGGTGCTCGATCGTCAGGTAGGAAATACACCGGGTGGCGTCCAGCTGGTAGGCGGCGGTAAGGGCCTGGGTCGGGCAGGCTTCCAGACAGGCGGTGCAGCTGCCGCACAGGTCTTCCTCGAAGGGCGGGTCGGGCTCCAGCGCAATGTCCAGCAAAAGCTCTCCCAGAAACACCCACGAGCCGTAGTCCCTGGTGATGAGGTTGGTGTGCTTTCCCTGCCAACCCAGCCCCGCCCGCTGCGCCCACACTTTTTCCATGACGGGCGAGGTATCCACGCTGGCGATGCCGTTCACATCGGGATGAACCACTGTGAGTTCCCGGAGCAACGCCCTCAGCCGCTTTTTCAACAGGCGATGGTAGTCGTCACCCCAGGCGTACCGGGACCAGCGGGGTGAACCGTCCGGTTGCTGCGGCGCAGGGGTATGATAGTTCATAGCCAGCGCCACAACGGTCTGAACCGGGGGAAAGTAGACGCAGGGATCGCTGCGCTCAGCCTGCCTGCGGGCCATCCAGTCCATGGCGCCGTGGCGCCCTTGCCGAAGCCAGTCCTGCAGATCCTGGCCCTGCTGCCCAAGCGCGCCCGCTTTCGCGAAGCCCACCTTCTGGAAGCCCAGCCGGAGCGCGGCCTGGCGAATGAACTGCTTCAGATCGGGAGCGGCGGCAGCGGGGTCCGATACCAGGGGGTGAGACATTACCTCATGACCGCAGATGGAGGCACTCTGTGGTCGGCACGCTGGGAAGTCATGGGTGGCCTGTTAGCGAGGGGTCCGAAAGCGCCCCACGGCCCGGGAGCTAGAGCTTTCCCAGCAATGCCCGGGCCTCCTCCTGGAGAATGGTATCGCTGTCGGAACCGGGCGGCAGGCTGACGGCGATTTCCAGGCTGGCCTTGGCCGCTGAATCGTTTTCCAGCTGCAGCTGACTCTTGCCGAGCCACAGAAAGTGGCGCACGTCATCGGGGTCCAGTTCGCCGGCCCGCTTGAAGTAGCCCGAGGCCTCTGCAAACGACGCCTGCGGTGGTGTGGCGTAGATCAGCGCGGCAATATTGCGCTCAATCCAGCTCAGATCGGCCAGCGTGAAGTGCCACTGCCCCATGACATGCTGCCAGGAGTCGTTGATCGGGTCCAGCTCGATGGCCCTCAGGGTATGATCCCGCACGGCGTAGGAGTTCTTGATTTTCTGCTTGGTACCTTCGATCTGCCCCACCCGGCCAATGAGGATGGCGTAGTAGCCGTGGGCGAACGCATTGGCGGAATCGGCGGCCAGCGCCTTCTGCGCCTGATCGAAGCCGGCGTAGAGCTCCCGCTCGATGACCTCCTCATCGGCCGTGTTGTCGGACACGTTGAAGTGGTGCCGGGCCATGCGCCACAGATAGTCGACCTTGTCGCGCTCTGCGCTGCCCACCCGTATCAGCAGGGCATGGGCGCCGTCAAAGTCCTTCGCCGCATTGAGCGCGTCAATCTGCGTCCAGGTCGGCGCATTGCCCTGGGATGCACCGGCTGCTCCGCCCCACAGGGGCAGTGCCGCCACCAGTAGCACCAGCAGTGTACTGGGCCCAATCTTCGGTGCCATCAGCAACTCCCCCGCTGTCAAGTTCAGAAAATCTCGCTGTAGACCACCTTCAGCTCCCGGCTGAAATACTGCACGCCCCCGCCCTTGTTAACCAGGATGTCGTTCAGGTCCACCTCCATGTAGAAATTGCTGGCAAGGTGCCAGCGGATGCCGGCATTCAGGTAGCCCTTCCCCTTCCCTACGGTCAGCTCCTTCAGTTTATCCCTGGTAATCTTGGCTTCGTAACCGTTATCATCCAGGGCGGCGTTATATTCCAGGAAAACACCCAGACCTGGAGCGATATCCTTATCGAAGCCCACAAACAGATTGAGGCCGTTCTCGACGTCATCGCTCTCCCACACGTTCTTGCTCAGGCCCAGGTGGCTGCCGAAATTGCCGAAGATCTGCCAGTTCTTACTCACCACCAGGTATAGTCCAATGGCCTTCACATCGTACCGGGCCATGGCAATCTGTGGGTTCCCGTTGGCCGAATCGATCGTGGCCTCCCAGAATTCGCCCCGTCCCTGGCTGTCCAGCCCGATGGCGATGGCCGGCAGCGAGAAGCTCTCATCGATGACGCGGTATTTCAGCTGGGCCTCAGGCAGCGGTTGGAAGCTGATCGTATCGTCCCCAATGAAGCGCTGCACGGAGTAGCTCAAACCCAGGGAGAAGCGGTCGGAGAACCCGACCCCCAGCCGGCCCAATACGCCCCCGTCGCGCTGCATCAGCAGTTCCACCTCGAACATGCCCCGCTGGGGCGTACCTGCCGTGGGCACCGTGACCAGATTGGCGGGCGGCAGGGGCACCTGCCCCCACAGAGAACCTGTCAGGCCCAATAGCCCGATGATCAGCGGGCGAGTAAGTCGTATCCCTGCCATCTCTTATACCTTAACCTTGCCAGGATAGCTCCTGAAATTTGAGTGGAACATCGAACCATCATCGGGTCACACAGAATCTACGTGTCGCGGTCGCCGAAGTCCAGCGCAGCGTATTGATCGCGATGGGCGCCCTGTGGTCCCCCACGCCGTTCGATGCCTATGCCCTTCGGGTGGTGGTTCGAGCCGCTAACCGGTCTGCCCGGGGCCGTCTAACGGCCTGCGCTATCTGGGGGCGTTGCTTCTAGCAGCTGCTCAGGTTTTATGCCCAGGCCGTAGCCTGGAACCTGATGGGGGTCGGTCTTGATGCGGACGTGACTCACCACCTGGCCCTCCCTCCCCCGCTCGATGATTTCCTGCTCCCCGGTATCGCGGTGGAAGCGGTACATGAACTCCCGCACGCGCTTCATCTCAGCACCCTGAAACCAGGTCTCATTGGTCAGATAGCCCAGACTGTCGTAGTCCAGAAATACGGCCCCGATGAGCTCTCCTTGGGTGCTTACGATCCGGTAGGATGTGGTTCGCAGGGCCGAATCCACCCGCACCTCGGTGAACCGGTTGCGAAAGTCCGATACGAATGCTACGCCGAAGGCATACTCAATGAATTCCCGGGACTTGGCTTCATCGCCGAACATCACTTCGCGGATAATCAGGCTGTCGGCTGTGAGCTCCAACATACGCTTGATCGATCCGCTCGGGCCAGGATGTCCCGGAGGATCATCCCAATATTCGTACGAACGGGTCATCAGCAGCGAATCGGTGCGGGAATACCAACTCAGCAGCGTCACAAAGCCAAGCCCGTCAGAGACCACTTTCAGGTAGCCGTCCTCATGGATTTCAAAGGGGAACAGTTTGATGCCCGCTCGAAAACCGGCCTCGTCGCGGTAGTATTCCGTGCGCGACGGTGTTTGCTGCGCCGCCAGCAGCCCCAGCAACAACCCCACGGTGATCCAGAGCACCAACGGCCTGCCGATATGAATCTGTGTCTTGCTAGCCTTCATCCAGAGTCTGGTGCGCAAACGCAAAATAGATGCAGACGGAAATCTAACCAATACCGCAGGTCAAAAGTATCTCTCGTGGAAAACCTTTCCAGCCCGGATCAGGATCCGCCCGCAGCCTTCACCGCGCGACAGGTGGCGTCGGCATGGGGGAGCGCTCGTCGGCTGCCGCTGTGAATAGATGGGCTGGGTGATCCGGGGTCAACCGCGTAAAGCCGCGACTCCCCATCCTTGAATAGGCCTGAATTACCTGCAAAATCACTCAACATAACGATTGCCTTCAGGCGGGAGAGGCTTTATCTTATTCGTTGCACTGAAATTGGAGCCAGTTCCGAGCATGCCGTGGGACGCTCGAGATAAGTAACTGGTACCCGATATAGCAGAACAGGTAACCAACTCAAGTATCGGTTTAATCATGAGGGGGCTTAGGGATGAGTGCCGATTCGATGAAAAGTAATGGCCCAGGGCCGGGGTTCGATACAGGAACAGCGCTAAAATTACTGGATCCCCGGGGAACTGGCATTGCCCTGGTACCCCTGGCGGATGTTGAGCAACACCAATCCACCTTTTTCTGGGCAGCGGTCTTCTTCGGACTTTTCGCTGCCGTCATGGGGTCGCTCGTATCACTGCTGACAACGACCTATGAAAACAGCCCGGTGATCTTCCTGCTGGGCATGTTTCTGGCGTCTTACTTCGTTTTCTTCATTGTCTTCTCGACGCGTGGCATGCTGCGCTGGAAGGCCCTCAAGCGGCAGTCCATGGGGCCGGGTGCCATCAGCAAGGAATCGCTGGCGGAACGAGTGGGAGCGTTGGAGCGCAGGATACAGCTGTTCAAGATTCACCGGGATTTGGGCATGTTTGTCTTCAACGGCGTTTATACGCTTTCCATGGAGGAGTTCGACCAGAGAGTGGACTCCCTGCTGCCCTTTGAAAAAGATGATCCTCGTAGAAAGAAGTTCAATCAGAAGCTCATGTCCGAGGGGCTCGTGTCTGTGGATAAATCTGACCCTGATAACTGGACCATCAGTTTCGAAGCGGAATACGACGTCACTGAGTAGCTGAGTAGCCACTGATTGCCCTGGCTCACGGGGTTCACGAGCTGATTATCGTTGGCCGGGCCATTAGCTTGGCAGTGTAATCTCAATCGCCTCTGTCCGCGCACTGCGGGTGAAGGCGATTTTTGCTACAGGCTCAAAATACGGATGGAGCCACCGGAGCTACGGACGTAAAGCTCTGGACCGCCGCCATTTCCTGCCATTTTTGAATTCACCCCAGACGAATACGTCGTCTCCCGACTGCTTATATCTGATCCCAAAGTCAGCCCCAAAATTCTTGTCGCCGCCCAACGTACCCTCCGGGAAACCATAACGGTTACTTCCTCGATTGCAGCGGTCTGAACCTCAACCGAGCCACGGTTAGACCTAAGCGTGAGCGTGCCCCCCTTTGCCGCCCTAAAACTGCGGCTGATCTCGTCGCCTTCACGGGCACCTGCTGCCCCGAGCGGTAGGGACAGCATGCCCAGCAGCGCCTGTGGTGGAGCTGTCAAGTTTATGATGCGTCTCAAAATGGCCCTTTGCGGACCCCTTGGTGACCTCATTGAATCCCACGACCCTACCCCATGACTCAAAACTCGGCTGCGGTCGACAAGTCAGACGGGAACGGCGCCCAATTTGTTGCATCGACAGTCACGCAACTTGGTCGCAGTGCCAAACTTAGAAGTCAATCTGGAGGTAAAACTTGCCGGATAGGGGTCGGGAGGCAGCCGAACTAGGCCAGTCGCA belongs to Candidatus Neomarinimicrobiota bacterium and includes:
- the queG gene encoding tRNA epoxyqueuosine(34) reductase QueG; translation: MSHPLVSDPAAAAPDLKQFIRQAALRLGFQKVGFAKAGALGQQGQDLQDWLRQGRHGAMDWMARRQAERSDPCVYFPPVQTVVALAMNYHTPAPQQPDGSPRWSRYAWGDDYHRLLKKRLRALLRELTVVHPDVNGIASVDTSPVMEKVWAQRAGLGWQGKHTNLITRDYGSWVFLGELLLDIALEPDPPFEEDLCGSCTACLEACPTQALTAAYQLDATRCISYLTIEHPEGVDPDDGARLDGWLYGCDVCQDVCPWNVRFAQPSPEQAFQPREFISTYSWSDWAGLSFGTWDRLLRGSAARRPGYQGLKRIAAAGGALNGLPAKQLTNRNGGV